Below is a genomic region from Candidatus Neptunochlamydia vexilliferae.
CACGCCCACCACCCTCATTGGCCTTCTTCGGGCCATTGCCTACGGCTGGAAGCAGGAAAAGCTTTCCCTTCACGCGGAAGAGGTGAGTAAGCTGGGACATGAGCTCTACAAGCGGATCACCGATATGTCTGAACATTGGAGCAAGGTAGGACGGACCCTTGCGAGTTCTGTCGATGCCTACAATAAAGCGGTTGGCTCGCTTGAGTCTCGCGTTCTCGTTTCTGCTCGTAAGTTTAAGGAGATGGGGGCGGCTGCCCGCTCGATCGAGCTCGACACCCTTGAGGGGATCGATCGGGTTCCGCGGGAACTGCAAGCTCCCGAGATGGTGGATAAGTAGTCATTTTTCTTCGTTTTATCTTGATAAGATTTCTGAAAACTTGGTAAAATTTTTTAGACCTATGGAACATAAAGCAGCAGAATTATTAGAACTCTTGCAAGTCCAACCAACACAAATTATCCGCTATTCAAACCGACTTGAGTTTAAAAATGGGGAGCACTCTCTAGAGGGTGTCGTCAAGAAATGCTCAATAAAGAAGCACTTGCCATAAGGAAAGTTTAAGGCGTCCGATGCAGGAAGCCCTAATTAGGCTTTTGAAGGAGGATAACAATGAAATTTCCCATAGGAAGGGCTTAAGGATTGATCAGTTCTTGACGACACCCTCTAAAGCCATTTGAAGAGCTGGGAGAAGCGGGGTCGAAGCAAAGAAACCGGGTCATCTCAGCTGTTTTCCATGAGCTAAAATATGCAGAGACAAAAGGGACTGGGATCAGCTCTATGCGGGAATGGATGCGGGAAGCAGGTTTGACAACGCCACCGATTATAGAAACGGATAGAGAAAGCAATGAGTTTGATCTTGTTCTCTTATCGCATCATTTGCTTGACCGAGAAGCCCTGGAATGGCTGACTCATTTCCGAGACTTTAATCTATCAGATGCCCAAAGACGCGCCCTTGTCTTTACCCAAGAGGTGGGCGCTATTACAAATCAAGATTACCGACAGCTCAATGGGATCGACACCTTGCACGCAAGTGCAGCACTAAGGGGCCTGCGAGACCAAGGTTTACTTACCCAAAAAGGAAAAGGAAACAAAACCTACTACACGTTAGCACCTAACTTAGAGAAGGAGCTCCCCGGATAAGCTCCCCGGATAAGGGCGGAACCCCCCAGATAAGCCCCCCAGATAAGGGGGAAGCTCCACAGGTAAGGGATTAAATGCCTTACCTAAGGAGTCCCCTGAACTTCCTGAAATACTCAAAAAGCAGGTGGAGAACCTTGGAAAGCGAGTTTTCAAGCCAGCAGTCATTAAAGAGATCATCAGGGGACTTTGTAAACTAGGACCATTGACTAATTTAGAATTAGCAAAAATTCTAGGCCGGAACCCTAAGCATATTAAGGATCAGTACTTGTATGAGATGGTCAAGAATAAAGAGCTTGAGTATACCCACCCAGAAAATACCGCACACCCACAACAAGCTTACAAAGCCAAAGGTCACTGAGTCTTCAGTTGCTCAATCCACGCTTTGGAGACGCCAGCTTTGCGGCGGTGCTCCTCGTGGATGAGGAAGCCGCGCGCTCTTTTGGGACTTAGGAGGGGGCTTTGAGCCTCAGCCCAAGCATCCCACTCGGAAAGCTCCTTTTTCTTGAACTTTTGGAGCCACCGCCAGCCGAAGGAGACATGGGCAATCTCATCTTTGAGGATCCGGGCCATGAGAGCAGCTGCTTCCTTATCGCCACTTTTTTCGAAAGAAGCGCCATACATGGGGGCAAAGTCGAGGTTGGCCATCTCAAAGGTGAGGCTCATTACCGAAACATAGGAAAGGGGGGAGGTGAGATAGGGAGTGTGGCACCAGAAGTGTTTGAAGAGGGGAAGGTCACCAAACTGGACCCCAAGGCGGGAGAGCTCTTTCATATAGAGGCGGACATGCTCCTGCTCTTCTTTAAGGGTATGGGCGAGTCCTTTGCGGAAGTGCGCGGGTGCTTCGGGAAAGCGAAGAAGGGCATAGGCCATGATCTCGACGGCGAGGAGCTCGTGCCCTGCGAAGCGATGAAGGCAAGCGGCACGATTATTGGGGTCGTGGTGGGCCTGAAAAGGGGGGAGTTTGCCCTCCCGTTTTCGCCTTTGGAACTGCATGCCGGGAGG
It encodes:
- a CDS encoding DUF455 family protein, producing the protein MAYSPVEMREWAVRILSADTLEEKLFSPDHLTDNEPGPPMIWNEPTRPPGMQFQRRKREGKLPPFQAHHDPNNRAACLHRFAGHELLAVEIMAYALLRFPEAPAHFRKGLAHTLKEEQEHVRLYMKELSRLGVQFGDLPLFKHFWCHTPYLTSPLSYVSVMSLTFEMANLDFAPMYGASFEKSGDKEAAALMARILKDEIAHVSFGWRWLQKFKKKELSEWDAWAEAQSPLLSPKRARGFLIHEEHRRKAGVSKAWIEQLKTQ
- a CDS encoding ATP-binding protein; this encodes MGEAGSKQRNRVISAVFHELKYAETKGTGISSMREWMREAGLTTPPIIETDRESNEFDLVLLSHHLLDREALEWLTHFRDFNLSDAQRRALVFTQEVGAITNQDYRQLNGIDTLHASAALRGLRDQGLLTQKGKGNKTYYTLAPNLEKELPG